TCCAGCACGCCGATCACCAGCCCTGGAAAGCCCAGCGTCTTGATCAGCCTGACGTCGTCCAGCATGGCGCTGAACTCATCGTCGGTGTAGCAAAAGTCGCCGCCCCTCGGGCGGACGATGGGATGCACGGGAATGGTTACCGTCTCGCGCACCAGCCGCAGGACGCCATAGGAGGGCGTAAGCCCACCCTCTTTCGGCGCCGCACAAAGCTCAATGCGATCCGCTCCGTTGAGCTGTGCGATCTCGGCGCTCGCCTGGCTGTAACAACAGATCTCCAGCAGAGCCATGTTCTCTCTCCTCTGTTCTACGCGCCGTTTTCGCTCGCCACGATCGCTTCGATGGACCAGGGGTGAAACTTCACCGTTACCGTGCCATCTGTCACCGCAAGCGTAGGGTTGGGCAGGCGCTCGTGCTCCCCTTTTGGCGAGCTGGTTTTAACGACGATACCCGGCTGGCTTAGCCCCTCATCGGCCAGCAGCGCCAGCGCTCGGGCATTCAGGGTTTCCGGTTCGCCGGGCAGTACGATCTCGATATGCTCCCAGCCTTCGTGGGGGTAACGCTTTTCGCCCGGCCACGGCAGCTCAACCACCGTAAAAGACCAGTGCGCGACCGTCACAGGCTGGTGCAGCTTAAACAGGCAGATCGGCCGACCGTTAATGATGTTCTCTGACAGCAGCGTACCGCACTGCTCTAAGCCCCGCCGCCAGCGCTCGGCGGTGGTATTCTGATGGCAGCGCAGCGAAATGTGATCGGCCTCCAGAGGCGCGATATCCAGCCCCAGCCGGGTGGCAAGTTCGGTTAACGCTTTTGTAAAGCGCGGGAGATCCGCAGAAATATCATGCAATTCGTCAATGGTCTGCCAGTCAGCCATGGTCAACGCCCTCGTTTATCGCAAAGCCGCTAATTTACCCTGTTGTCGGACGCGCACCAAACGGCGATTGTTCCCGTTGGCAAATGAATGATTATTCACGATTAGCTTGCCGTTTATTTGCGCAAAACCCGCGTCCCGACAGGGCTGACGGCAGCAGGCAATTGCAGTATACTCCCGGCTTTACTTATCAACACCCGGACGCAGGCGGCTTTTTGCGCGCTGCGTCGTTAACGTAAGGTATCCCGGTGAATATTCAGGCACTTCTCTCAGAAAAAGTCAGTCAGGCACTGATTGCCGCAGGCGCGCCTGCGGATTGCGAGCCGCAGGTTCGTCAGTCAGCAAAAGTACAGTTTGGTGACTACCAGGCCAATGGCGTCATGGCGGTTGCGAAAAAACTGGGCATGCCCCCGCGACAAGTTGCTGAGCAGGTCCTGACTCACCTTGACCTCAACGGCATTGCCAGCAAGGTCGAGATCGCCGGGCCGGGCTTTATCAATATCTTCCTCGATCCGGCGTTTCTGGCCGAGCACGTCAACCAGGCGCTGGCCTCCGATCGCCTGGGCCTCTCCCGCCCGGAGCCGCAGACCATCGTGGTGGACTACTCTGCCCCGAACGTAGCCAAAGAGATGCACGTCGGCCATCTGCGCTCGACCATCATCGGCGACGCCTCCGTGCGTACCCTGGAGCTGCTGGGTCATAAGGTGATCCGCGCCAACCACGTTGGCGACTGGGGCACCCAGTTTGGTATGCTGATTGCGTTCCTGGAGCTTAAGCAGCAGGAGAACGCAGGCGAGATGGCGCTGGCGGACCTCGAAGCGTTCTATCGTGAAGCAAAAAAACACTACGACGAAGATGCCGCTTTTGCCGAGCGCGCCCGTGGCTACGTGGTGAAATTACAGGGCGGGGACGAGTACTGCCGTCAGATGTGGCGCAAGCTGGTGGATATCACCATGGCGCAGAACCAGACCAACTATGATCGTCTGAACGTGACCCTCACCAGCAAGGACGTGATGGGCGAAAGCCTCTACAACCCGATGCTGCCGGGTATCGTGGCCGACCTGAAAGCCAAAGGGCTGGCGGTTGAGAGCGAAGGCGCGACCGTGGTCTTCCTCGACGAGTACAAAAACAAAGAGGGTGAGCCGATGGGCGTCATCATCCAGAAAAAGGATGGCGGCTACCTCTACACCACAACCGATATCGCCTGCGCCAAGTACCGCTTTGAGACCCTGCACGCCGATCGTGTGCTCTACTATATCGACTCCCGTCAGCACCAGCACCTGATGCAGGCGTGGACCATCGTGCGTAAAGCGGGCTACGTGCCAGAGAGCGTGCCGCTGGAGCACCACATGTTCGGCATGATGCTGGGCAAAGACGGCAAGCCGTTCAAAACCCGCGCTGGCGGTACCGTGAAGCTCGCCGATCTGCTGGACGAGGCGCTGGAGCGCGCCCGCCGTCTGGTGGCCGAGAAGAACCCGGATATGCCTGCCGACGAGCTGGAAAAGCTGGCTAACGCGGTGGGCATCGGCGCGGTAAAGTATGCGGATCTCTCTAAAAACCGTACCACCGACTACATCTTCGACTGGGATAACATGCTGGCCTTTGAGGGCAATACTGCGCCGTACATGCAGTATGCTTACACCCGCGTGCTCTCCGTTTTCCGTAAAGCAGAGATCGACGAGAGCGTGCTGGCAAGTGCTAACGTGGTGATTACTGAAGATCGCGAAGCCCAGCTGGCGGCGCGCCTGCTGCAGTTTGAAGAGACGCTGAACGTAGTCGCTCGTGAAGGTACGCCGCACGTGATGTGCAGCTACCTCTACGATCTGGCTGGCCTG
Above is a genomic segment from Enterobacter sp. C2 containing:
- the argS gene encoding arginine--tRNA ligase — its product is MNIQALLSEKVSQALIAAGAPADCEPQVRQSAKVQFGDYQANGVMAVAKKLGMPPRQVAEQVLTHLDLNGIASKVEIAGPGFINIFLDPAFLAEHVNQALASDRLGLSRPEPQTIVVDYSAPNVAKEMHVGHLRSTIIGDASVRTLELLGHKVIRANHVGDWGTQFGMLIAFLELKQQENAGEMALADLEAFYREAKKHYDEDAAFAERARGYVVKLQGGDEYCRQMWRKLVDITMAQNQTNYDRLNVTLTSKDVMGESLYNPMLPGIVADLKAKGLAVESEGATVVFLDEYKNKEGEPMGVIIQKKDGGYLYTTTDIACAKYRFETLHADRVLYYIDSRQHQHLMQAWTIVRKAGYVPESVPLEHHMFGMMLGKDGKPFKTRAGGTVKLADLLDEALERARRLVAEKNPDMPADELEKLANAVGIGAVKYADLSKNRTTDYIFDWDNMLAFEGNTAPYMQYAYTRVLSVFRKAEIDESVLASANVVITEDREAQLAARLLQFEETLNVVAREGTPHVMCSYLYDLAGLFSGFYEHCPILTAESDETRLSRLKLAQLTAKTLKTGLDTLGIQTVERM
- a CDS encoding VOC family protein is translated as MADWQTIDELHDISADLPRFTKALTELATRLGLDIAPLEADHISLRCHQNTTAERWRRGLEQCGTLLSENIINGRPICLFKLHQPVTVAHWSFTVVELPWPGEKRYPHEGWEHIEIVLPGEPETLNARALALLADEGLSQPGIVVKTSSPKGEHERLPNPTLAVTDGTVTVKFHPWSIEAIVASENGA